From the Alkalibacter rhizosphaerae genome, one window contains:
- the lgt gene encoding prolipoprotein diacylglyceryl transferase, whose amino-acid sequence MPDPIAFRIFGLEIRWYGVLISAAILIGIAIATYRGKKKGIIADDILDIVLVSVPAAMIGARLYYVVFEWQYYIKYPREIFMIWEGGLAIHGGLIGAFIAGYVVCRLKKLHFWTVLDVFAPAFPLGQAIGRWGNFFNQEAHGRETDLPWAITVNDPAKGLIQVHPTFLYESIWNLLVLFLLLYFERGKKKVEGELILLYGIFYSTGRFFIEGLRTDSLMFMNMRVAQLISFGIIVVCTLLLKKRRRDQKLL is encoded by the coding sequence ATGCCGGACCCGATAGCTTTTCGAATTTTTGGATTAGAGATCCGATGGTATGGCGTTCTGATATCGGCAGCCATACTAATTGGAATCGCCATAGCAACATATAGAGGAAAGAAAAAGGGGATCATTGCCGACGATATCCTCGACATCGTCCTGGTCAGTGTTCCTGCCGCCATGATTGGTGCCCGTCTTTATTATGTGGTGTTTGAGTGGCAGTATTATATAAAATATCCCCGAGAGATCTTCATGATCTGGGAGGGCGGATTGGCCATTCACGGAGGACTTATTGGTGCTTTTATTGCCGGTTATGTGGTCTGTCGGTTGAAGAAACTTCATTTTTGGACGGTGCTGGATGTATTTGCACCGGCGTTCCCCCTGGGGCAAGCCATTGGAAGATGGGGAAACTTTTTTAACCAGGAAGCCCATGGAAGGGAAACGGATCTGCCTTGGGCGATCACCGTCAATGATCCGGCAAAAGGACTGATCCAGGTACATCCTACTTTCCTTTACGAATCTATATGGAATCTGCTGGTTTTGTTTCTTTTGCTGTATTTCGAGCGGGGAAAAAAGAAAGTGGAGGGCGAACTGATTCTGCTTTATGGCATTTTCTACTCCACAGGACGGTTTTTTATTGAAGGATTGCGTACCGACAGCTTGATGTTCATGAACATGAGGGTGGCACAACTGATCAGTTTTGGGATCATCGTTGTGTGTACCCTGCTGTTAAAAAAACGAAGACGAGATCAAAAATTGCTTTAG
- the mraZ gene encoding division/cell wall cluster transcriptional repressor MraZ, whose product MFIGEYQHSLDVKGRLIVPSKFRDKLGEVFIVTKGLDKCLFVFPEDEWEKFEEKLRTLPISSKDARAFSRFFFAGAAECALDKQGRIMIPNNLREYAQIDKDTYVIGVSGRLEIWSKTNWVDYNQEDDLSYDAIAEKMAMLGI is encoded by the coding sequence ATGTTCATTGGCGAGTATCAACATAGCTTGGACGTCAAGGGAAGATTGATCGTACCATCGAAATTTAGAGACAAATTAGGAGAAGTGTTTATCGTTACCAAAGGACTCGATAAATGTCTTTTTGTGTTTCCGGAAGATGAGTGGGAAAAATTCGAGGAGAAACTTCGTACCCTTCCCATTTCCAGCAAAGATGCCCGCGCTTTTTCCCGATTCTTCTTCGCAGGTGCAGCTGAGTGCGCACTGGACAAACAAGGAAGGATCATGATCCCGAATAATCTGCGCGAGTATGCGCAAATAGATAAAGACACCTACGTCATCGGCGTTTCCGGACGATTGGAGATCTGGAGCAAAACCAACTGGGTGGATTACAATCAGGAAGACGATCTTAGTTATGATGCCATTGCTGAAAAAATGGCCATGTTGGGGATATAG